One genomic segment of Terrihabitans soli includes these proteins:
- a CDS encoding dihydrofolate reductase family protein, with product MAKFVFGMNQSLDGYVDHTGFAPDATLFRHFVKEAEAQTGSVYGRVMYEIMRYWDDEHPDWDDDERAFAVAWRRRPKWVVSRTLTEVGPNATLISGDLETALKKLKAEQSGEIEIAGPNLAKSLTELNLIDEYRIYLHPVVLGQGKPYFAGPRPKLRLVANDAMGEDVIRLTYVPA from the coding sequence GTGGCGAAGTTCGTCTTCGGCATGAACCAGTCGCTCGACGGCTATGTCGATCATACGGGGTTTGCGCCGGACGCGACGCTGTTCCGTCATTTCGTCAAAGAGGCCGAGGCTCAGACCGGCAGCGTCTACGGCCGCGTGATGTATGAGATCATGCGCTACTGGGACGACGAACATCCCGACTGGGACGACGATGAGCGCGCGTTTGCGGTCGCGTGGCGGCGTCGGCCAAAATGGGTCGTCTCGCGCACGCTGACAGAGGTCGGCCCGAATGCGACGCTGATTAGCGGCGATCTTGAAACCGCGCTGAAAAAGCTGAAGGCCGAACAGAGCGGCGAGATCGAGATCGCAGGTCCCAATCTTGCGAAGAGCCTCACCGAGCTGAACCTGATCGATGAGTACCGGATCTATCTGCACCCGGTCGTGCTCGGCCAGGGCAAGCCCTATTTTGCCGGGCCGCGGCCGAAGCTTCGCCTTGTTGCGAATGATGCGATGGGCGAGGACGTGATCAGACTGACCTACGTCCCCGCCTGA
- a CDS encoding ABC transporter substrate-binding protein, producing MSTRAWFSTAARLTAAAALFWTFTAPASAADKIRVAFGDIASVESLNLLIAFERAKERGVDVEATFFKSEDLAAQAVVGGQADVGIGTPYALIQKVKAPIRLFYQVSNLRFYPVVNTEFYKDWKDLDGQEFAVHSRGSGTEAIMNLMAQKHGIKFSQYSYVPGAEVRAGALLKGNVKATIVDSGALRMLKDKGGDKFKTLDMGNVNATDEALYANTAFLEKNADAINILVEELIKTTRELNKDPKAVVALRTKYKLLPDLPKDLEAEVEPYFADAVEAKLYPADGGSAAAVRSDFEFYTVSGALQGDAGSLKAEDFWILGPVEKARATLGG from the coding sequence ATGAGCACAAGGGCTTGGTTCTCTACGGCTGCGCGCCTGACAGCCGCCGCTGCACTTTTCTGGACGTTTACCGCACCCGCCAGCGCCGCGGACAAAATCCGCGTTGCCTTCGGCGATATCGCCAGTGTTGAAAGCCTCAATCTTCTCATCGCATTCGAACGCGCCAAGGAACGTGGCGTAGACGTCGAAGCGACTTTCTTCAAGTCCGAAGACCTTGCGGCGCAGGCCGTTGTGGGCGGCCAGGCCGATGTCGGTATCGGAACGCCTTACGCACTCATCCAGAAGGTGAAAGCGCCGATCCGTCTCTTCTATCAGGTGTCGAACCTGCGCTTCTATCCGGTTGTGAACACCGAGTTCTACAAGGACTGGAAGGATCTCGACGGCCAGGAGTTCGCCGTTCACTCGCGCGGCTCGGGCACGGAAGCCATCATGAACCTGATGGCCCAGAAGCACGGCATCAAGTTCTCGCAGTATTCGTATGTACCGGGTGCGGAAGTGCGCGCCGGCGCCCTTCTGAAGGGCAATGTGAAGGCGACCATCGTCGACAGCGGCGCGCTGCGCATGCTGAAGGACAAGGGCGGCGACAAGTTCAAGACGCTCGATATGGGCAATGTGAACGCGACCGACGAAGCGCTCTATGCCAACACCGCCTTCCTCGAAAAGAATGCGGATGCGATCAACATCCTCGTCGAGGAACTGATCAAGACGACGCGCGAACTGAACAAGGACCCGAAAGCGGTCGTTGCTCTTCGCACCAAGTACAAGCTGCTGCCGGATCTGCCGAAGGATCTGGAAGCGGAAGTCGAGCCCTATTTCGCCGACGCGGTCGAAGCCAAGCTCTATCCCGCCGATGGCGGCAGCGCGGCTGCGGTGCGGAGCGATTTCGAGTTCTACACCGTCTCCGGCGCCCTGCAGGGTGACGCCGGTTCGCTGAAGGCCGAGGATTTCTGGATCCTCGGACCGGTCGAGAAGGCTCGCGCCACTCTCGGCGGCTGA
- a CDS encoding ABC transporter ATP-binding protein, with protein MNSSYLAFDRVTKVFGDIQVVAPHFDLNVERNEFVVFLGPSGCGKTTLMRMVGGLDTPSGGEILIEGKPVGAPDRRRGMVFQSYSSFPWLTVAQNVDFGMRYRDDLSEDEKLARRDHYLDLVGLYEFADAFPNRVSGGMRQRVAIARTLAAGSEVLLMDEPFGALDAQRRERLQLELRAIQKRDAKTIIFVTHDVEEAVFLADRVVVFSKRPARVIADIDITERLGADRPLELRDGVKFFELRNELLRLLRHAGGGHE; from the coding sequence ATGAACAGCTCCTATCTCGCCTTCGACCGTGTGACGAAAGTGTTCGGCGACATTCAGGTTGTCGCGCCGCATTTCGATCTCAATGTCGAGCGCAACGAGTTCGTCGTTTTCCTCGGGCCGTCGGGCTGCGGGAAGACCACGCTGATGCGCATGGTCGGCGGCCTCGACACGCCCTCGGGCGGCGAAATCCTCATCGAGGGCAAACCGGTCGGCGCGCCGGACCGCCGCCGCGGCATGGTCTTCCAGTCCTATTCGTCCTTCCCCTGGCTCACCGTCGCGCAGAATGTCGATTTCGGCATGCGCTATCGCGACGATTTGTCGGAAGACGAAAAGCTCGCGCGCCGCGATCACTATCTCGATCTTGTCGGTCTGTATGAATTCGCCGACGCGTTTCCGAACCGCGTCTCCGGCGGCATGCGCCAGCGCGTGGCGATTGCCCGCACGCTCGCCGCGGGGTCGGAAGTTCTTCTGATGGACGAGCCGTTCGGCGCGCTCGACGCCCAGCGCCGCGAGCGCCTGCAGCTTGAATTGCGCGCCATCCAGAAGCGGGATGCCAAGACCATCATCTTCGTCACCCATGATGTCGAAGAAGCGGTGTTCCTTGCCGACCGCGTCGTCGTGTTCTCCAAGCGTCCGGCGCGCGTCATCGCCGATATCGACATCACCGAACGCCTCGGCGCCGACCGGCCGCTCGAACTGCGCGAT
- a CDS encoding sensor histidine kinase, producing the protein MKRRQVFVRSTVALVAIGMLVLLGVVGTTIWLAAQSSRHFEAFSKARDVRIAAAELRSAMQSAETAQRGFIITGNQIYLAPYGTAKNRAGRQMTALNGLLSIKGEVPVSVQRLTVLVREKFEELDSVIQLKRERRDDEAVAVVRTNRGKALMDEANVFISGIILDTDEKLTRDAEQQRANIYWLRTISIAGAVVIVLVLGAAAFVAIRYTRDLQRARDEVTALNATLERRVEARTADLARANDEIRRFAHVVSHDLRAPLVNIMGFTSELEAGVRELQPLSDTSGSPSEPVLAQARIAVSEMPEAIKFIRSSSSKMDQLLSAILKLSREGRRALTAEKIDLAELAGMTAAAIRHQIDEAQGTISLALDVPAITSDRLSLEQVFGNLLDNAVKYRAKDRPLRIAIRAKLVPGDRVEIEIEDNGRGIAEQDHERVFELFRRSGMQDAPGEGVGLAHVRNVIRNLGGEIALRSILNQGTTFVITLPRQLGEGASA; encoded by the coding sequence TTGAAGCGCAGGCAGGTCTTTGTCCGCTCGACGGTCGCGCTGGTCGCGATCGGCATGCTCGTTCTTCTCGGCGTTGTCGGCACGACGATCTGGCTTGCGGCTCAGTCGAGCCGCCATTTCGAAGCCTTCTCCAAGGCGCGCGATGTCCGTATTGCCGCGGCGGAGCTGCGCAGCGCCATGCAATCGGCCGAAACCGCGCAACGCGGCTTTATCATTACCGGCAACCAGATCTATCTGGCGCCCTACGGTACGGCGAAAAACCGCGCCGGGCGGCAGATGACGGCGCTGAACGGACTGCTCTCCATCAAAGGCGAGGTGCCGGTCTCCGTGCAGCGCCTGACCGTGCTGGTGCGCGAGAAATTCGAAGAGCTCGACAGCGTCATCCAGCTGAAGCGCGAGCGCCGCGACGACGAAGCCGTCGCCGTTGTCCGCACGAACCGCGGCAAGGCGCTGATGGACGAGGCGAATGTCTTTATTTCCGGCATCATCCTCGACACCGATGAGAAGCTGACGCGCGATGCCGAGCAGCAGCGCGCCAATATCTACTGGCTGCGGACCATCTCCATCGCCGGCGCCGTCGTCATCGTGCTCGTTCTCGGCGCCGCGGCTTTCGTTGCCATACGCTATACGCGCGATCTGCAGCGGGCGCGCGACGAAGTGACGGCGCTGAACGCAACGCTCGAGCGCCGGGTCGAGGCACGCACCGCAGATCTCGCCCGCGCCAATGACGAGATCCGGCGCTTCGCCCATGTCGTCTCGCACGATCTCAGAGCCCCGCTCGTCAATATTATGGGCTTTACCAGCGAGCTCGAAGCGGGCGTCCGCGAACTGCAGCCGCTGAGCGATACGAGCGGATCGCCGAGCGAGCCTGTGCTGGCGCAGGCACGCATCGCCGTGTCCGAAATGCCCGAAGCGATCAAATTCATCCGCTCGTCGAGCTCCAAAATGGATCAGCTCCTGAGCGCCATCCTCAAACTGTCGCGCGAGGGCCGCCGCGCATTGACGGCGGAAAAAATCGATCTCGCCGAGCTTGCCGGCATGACCGCCGCCGCCATCCGCCATCAGATCGACGAGGCGCAAGGCACGATCTCTCTGGCGCTCGACGTGCCGGCCATCACCTCCGACCGGCTGTCGCTCGAACAGGTGTTCGGCAATCTTCTCGACAATGCCGTGAAGTATCGCGCCAAAGACCGGCCGCTGCGCATCGCCATCCGCGCCAAGCTCGTGCCCGGCGACAGAGTCGAGATCGAGATCGAGGACAACGGGCGCGGCATCGCCGAGCAGGATCATGAGCGCGTGTTCGAACTCTTCCGGAGGTCCGGCATGCAGGACGCGCCGGGCGAAGGCGTCGGCCTTGCGCATGTGCGCAACGTGATCCGCAATCTCGGGGGCGAGATCGCGCTGCGCTCGATCCTCAATCAGGGCACGACATTCGTCATCACTTTGCCGCGCCAGCTGGGCGAAGGTGCATCCGCATGA
- a CDS encoding isocitrate/isopropylmalate dehydrogenase family protein produces MSSSRLVTLIPGDGIGPEITDAVTAILKAAGAPFTWDVQLGGVAAMDKYGEPMPQATIDSIRKNGLALKGPLATPIGTGFRSVNVALRAEFGLYANVRPARTLVPGRFENVDIILLRENLEGFYVGLEHYVRVGDDPHGMAIAQGINTKEGARRIIKYAFELAVKQGRKKVTVVHKANILKMLTGIFLETAREVAKDYEGRVAWDDRIVDAAAMLLVQDPTKFDVIVTTNMFGDILSDLIAGLVGGLGLAPGGNIGKDAAIFEAVHGSAPDIAGKGIANPTAMLLAGAMMLDHIGDQATGDRVRNAVLATLKSGVKTGDLGGKATTKEYADAVIAALK; encoded by the coding sequence ATGTCCTCTTCGCGCCTCGTAACCCTCATTCCCGGCGACGGAATCGGCCCCGAAATCACCGATGCCGTGACCGCAATTCTCAAGGCGGCGGGGGCGCCCTTCACCTGGGACGTGCAGCTCGGCGGCGTTGCAGCGATGGACAAGTATGGCGAGCCGATGCCGCAGGCGACGATCGACAGCATCCGCAAGAACGGGCTTGCGCTCAAGGGTCCGCTGGCAACGCCCATCGGCACCGGCTTCCGTTCGGTCAACGTGGCGCTGCGCGCCGAGTTCGGCCTCTACGCCAATGTCCGTCCGGCACGCACGCTCGTTCCCGGCCGCTTCGAGAATGTCGATATCATCCTGCTGCGCGAAAACCTCGAAGGCTTTTATGTCGGCCTCGAACATTATGTCCGCGTCGGCGATGACCCGCACGGCATGGCGATTGCCCAGGGCATCAACACCAAAGAGGGCGCCCGCCGCATCATCAAATACGCCTTCGAACTCGCGGTGAAGCAGGGCCGCAAGAAGGTCACCGTCGTGCACAAGGCGAACATCCTGAAAATGCTGACCGGCATTTTCCTCGAGACCGCGCGCGAAGTGGCCAAGGACTATGAAGGCCGCGTTGCGTGGGACGATCGCATCGTCGATGCCGCCGCCATGCTGCTCGTGCAGGATCCGACCAAGTTCGACGTCATCGTCACGACCAATATGTTCGGCGACATTCTCTCCGATCTCATCGCCGGCCTCGTCGGCGGTCTCGGCCTCGCGCCGGGCGGCAATATCGGCAAGGACGCGGCGATCTTTGAAGCCGTACACGGCTCGGCGCCGGACATCGCCGGCAAGGGCATTGCCAATCCGACGGCCATGCTGCTCGCGGGCGCCATGATGCTCGATCATATCGGCGACCAGGCCACCGGCGACCGCGTGCGCAATGCGGTGCTGGCGACGCTGAAGTCCGGTGTGAAGACGGGCGATCTCGGCGGCAAGGCGACGACCAAGGAATATGCCGACGCGGTCATCGCGGCGCTGAAGTAG
- a CDS encoding ABC transporter permease — MRAPDINPVPAEKKQRARLWQFRGSLSSRAEIAFGVGGTLVLLLIWELVARSGFANPTFLPAPTRVLSAMGMMITDQKLLWHAGISTMRVWAAFILAAVMAIPIGILMSSYRPVGASLEPVIDFIRYLPVPALVPLSIIWFGVGESTKIYLLWLGTFFQLVLLVADDMRRVPQEYVEIASTLGAKPRQILKDVAFRAMLPGLVDNLRITLGWCWTYLIIAEIVAADSGIGFVIWTARRYMKTPEVMAGVVMIGLIGLLTDQILRAIHRRAFRYL; from the coding sequence ATGCGAGCCCCGGATATCAACCCCGTCCCCGCTGAAAAGAAACAGCGGGCACGGCTGTGGCAGTTCCGGGGCTCGCTCTCATCTCGCGCCGAAATCGCTTTCGGTGTCGGCGGCACGCTCGTCCTTCTTCTGATCTGGGAATTGGTCGCGCGCAGCGGCTTTGCCAATCCGACCTTCCTGCCGGCGCCGACCCGCGTGCTCAGCGCCATGGGCATGATGATCACCGATCAGAAACTGCTCTGGCATGCCGGCATTTCTACCATGCGCGTCTGGGCGGCCTTCATTCTCGCCGCCGTCATGGCGATCCCGATCGGCATTCTGATGTCGAGCTACCGCCCCGTCGGCGCTTCGCTCGAACCGGTCATCGATTTCATCCGCTATCTGCCGGTGCCGGCGCTTGTGCCGCTGTCGATCATCTGGTTCGGCGTCGGCGAAAGCACCAAGATCTATCTTCTCTGGCTCGGCACCTTCTTCCAGCTTGTCCTGCTTGTGGCCGACGACATGCGCCGCGTGCCGCAGGAATATGTCGAGATCGCCTCGACGCTCGGCGCAAAGCCGCGGCAGATTTTGAAGGATGTCGCCTTCCGCGCCATGCTGCCCGGCCTTGTCGATAATCTGCGCATCACGCTCGGCTGGTGCTGGACCTATCTCATCATCGCCGAAATCGTCGCCGCCGACAGCGGCATTGGCTTCGTCATCTGGACGGCGCGCCGCTACATGAAAACGCCGGAAGTCATGGCCGGCGTCGTGATGATCGGTCTGATCGGCCTTCTCACCGATCAGATCCTGCGCGCCATTCACCGCCGCGCCTTCCGGTATCTCTAG
- a CDS encoding LysR family transcriptional regulator: protein MRRLDNIDLRLLRVFVTLVDSGGFAHAQIALNLSQSTLSTHLTALERKLGETLCDRGRRGFRLTEFGEAVYSSARQLFADIDNFENRIGRNRGKLKGRLRIGVVDGTVSSPILGLQSVLGRFRAYAPDVFVDLTLGVPAELERSVTEGTRDVVLGPMSQKSPGVTYYGFYREPHALYCGRDHELFGRTDNEITRSEIEESSFSVRGYLHFDDLYRANHPRPAGTVMHMEAQVMMVLSGQFIGFLPCHIAEDWVRKGQMRALKTDIYNFASQHFIAVQTSQRRQPLIQTFVDEIRRSAAPQGKRKAAKAGV from the coding sequence ATGCGCCGCCTCGACAATATCGACCTGCGACTTTTACGTGTTTTCGTCACCCTGGTGGATTCCGGCGGCTTTGCCCATGCCCAGATCGCCCTCAATCTCTCCCAGTCGACCCTGTCGACCCATCTCACTGCCCTGGAACGAAAACTCGGCGAAACCCTGTGCGACAGGGGGCGGCGGGGCTTCCGGCTGACCGAGTTCGGCGAGGCGGTCTACTCATCCGCCCGGCAGCTCTTTGCCGATATCGACAATTTCGAAAACCGCATCGGCCGCAACCGCGGCAAGCTGAAGGGGCGGCTGCGCATCGGCGTTGTGGACGGCACCGTCTCAAGCCCAATTCTTGGGCTCCAGTCCGTCCTCGGGCGCTTCCGCGCCTATGCCCCGGATGTGTTTGTGGACCTGACTTTGGGCGTCCCGGCCGAGCTGGAACGCTCGGTGACGGAGGGCACGCGCGATGTCGTTCTCGGGCCGATGTCGCAGAAATCCCCCGGCGTCACCTATTACGGCTTCTACCGGGAGCCGCATGCCCTTTATTGCGGCCGCGACCACGAACTGTTCGGCCGCACCGACAATGAGATCACCCGCAGCGAAATCGAGGAGAGCTCCTTCTCCGTCCGCGGCTATCTGCATTTCGACGATCTTTACCGCGCCAACCACCCCCGCCCCGCGGGGACGGTGATGCATATGGAAGCCCAGGTGATGATGGTGCTGTCGGGCCAGTTCATCGGCTTTCTGCCCTGCCACATCGCCGAGGACTGGGTGCGCAAGGGACAGATGCGGGCGCTGAAGACGGACATTTATAACTTCGCGTCGCAGCACTTCATCGCCGTGCAGACCTCGCAGCGGCGCCAGCCCCTCATCCAGACCTTTGTCGACGAAATCCGCCGCTCCGCCGCCCCGCAGGGCAAACGGAAAGCGGCGAAGGCCGGGGTATGA
- a CDS encoding sugar ABC transporter substrate-binding protein, whose amino-acid sequence MKNISLIALCLLAWPALAQERPAGITAQTVFPAFDASAPACTPPPGLNKALGFAKDNDRDFMDGVDFGLRKAASDRGLDYRVDVANNDAAKNAEHVRAFRTANFGAVVAAPVDSPSLAGSLQEQMWAGGYVSSIVAPPATSLLNAPQYLTGKTLADEAAAYIRAHFKKASVVLLTHDSLEFVAPRFTAMRDVLETMPEVTIVADISPLTVDMEGGFATMKTILQAHPNVDVVLGADTVVLGALSALRAEGKARPDQFLGGIDGEPGAVGEIEKDGSPYKVSVSLASPIFGYAMGQHAADWLEGKSVPQAMDVLPVALTKDNLGSYRADLSDPGAVYKDEKRRDAYLKFYGNICYDTRDRYVNFPWSSETK is encoded by the coding sequence ATGAAGAACATTTCCCTGATCGCGCTGTGTCTCCTCGCATGGCCTGCGCTGGCGCAGGAGCGCCCGGCCGGCATTACAGCGCAGACCGTCTTTCCCGCCTTCGATGCCTCGGCGCCGGCCTGCACGCCGCCGCCCGGCCTCAACAAGGCGCTGGGTTTTGCCAAGGACAATGACCGCGATTTCATGGACGGCGTCGATTTCGGCCTGCGCAAGGCGGCGTCCGATCGCGGGCTCGACTACCGTGTCGATGTCGCAAACAACGATGCGGCGAAAAATGCCGAACATGTGCGGGCCTTCCGTACGGCGAATTTCGGCGCCGTAGTCGCCGCGCCCGTCGATAGTCCTTCCCTTGCCGGATCGCTGCAGGAACAGATGTGGGCGGGCGGCTATGTCAGCAGCATTGTTGCGCCGCCGGCAACCTCGCTTCTCAACGCGCCGCAATATCTCACCGGCAAGACTCTGGCCGATGAAGCGGCCGCCTATATCCGCGCGCATTTCAAGAAGGCGAGCGTTGTGCTTCTCACGCATGACAGCCTCGAATTCGTCGCGCCGCGCTTCACCGCCATGCGCGATGTTCTCGAAACCATGCCGGAGGTGACGATCGTCGCCGACATCTCGCCGCTGACCGTCGATATGGAAGGAGGCTTTGCGACAATGAAGACAATCCTTCAGGCGCATCCGAATGTGGATGTCGTGCTCGGCGCGGACACCGTCGTGCTCGGCGCGCTGTCGGCCTTGCGCGCCGAGGGCAAAGCGCGGCCCGATCAGTTTCTCGGCGGCATCGATGGCGAGCCGGGCGCGGTCGGCGAGATCGAAAAGGACGGCAGTCCCTACAAGGTCAGCGTCAGCCTGGCTTCGCCGATCTTCGGCTATGCGATGGGCCAGCATGCCGCCGACTGGCTGGAGGGCAAAAGCGTGCCGCAGGCGATGGATGTCCTGCCGGTCGCGCTGACGAAAGACAATCTCGGCAGCTACCGCGCCGATCTCTCGGATCCCGGCGCCGTCTACAAGGACGAGAAGCGCCGCGATGCCTACCTCAAATTCTACGGCAATATCTGTTACGACACGCGCGACCGCTATGTGAACTTCCCGTGGTCGTCGGAGACGAAATAG
- a CDS encoding ABC transporter substrate-binding protein, which produces MSRFLLAAGLAALTAMPAVAADKIRVLSPTWPGFAPVLVAIDKGYFKELGLEVELKFEDDRSNVMAAYARGDIEADMRTVGEHQGRPRDEKTPGVIIGTIDKSVGGDGVVADGSIGSAADLKGKTIAVEPNIPARLLLQLELKKAGLTLKDLKVKEIATADSVAVFADSSIAAVGTYEPFQSQAITANAGRKGKVLVSSKDSDIIIDVITARQDDLKANPQKYTNFLKGIYKAIDFYKTNPDEFVKLTAPHYNLTEAEVKDTLTSIGYIDLAASKELIGTKDKPGTLYGIFDTVMALNLENGAADNKLNAATQIDPGPISAIK; this is translated from the coding sequence ATGTCCCGCTTTCTGCTTGCCGCCGGCCTGGCTGCGCTGACCGCCATGCCCGCGGTCGCAGCCGATAAAATTCGTGTCCTGTCCCCGACATGGCCGGGGTTCGCGCCGGTTCTGGTCGCGATCGACAAGGGCTATTTCAAGGAACTGGGGCTCGAGGTTGAGCTCAAATTCGAGGACGACCGTTCGAACGTCATGGCCGCCTATGCGCGCGGCGACATCGAAGCGGATATGCGCACCGTCGGCGAGCATCAGGGCCGCCCGCGCGATGAGAAGACGCCCGGCGTCATCATCGGCACGATCGACAAATCGGTCGGCGGCGACGGCGTTGTGGCCGATGGCTCCATTGGCTCGGCGGCCGATCTGAAGGGCAAGACGATTGCGGTCGAGCCGAACATTCCGGCGCGCCTTCTTCTGCAGCTCGAACTCAAGAAAGCCGGGTTGACGCTGAAGGATCTCAAGGTGAAGGAAATCGCGACGGCCGACTCGGTCGCCGTGTTTGCCGACAGCTCCATTGCCGCGGTCGGCACCTATGAGCCCTTCCAGTCGCAGGCGATCACCGCCAATGCCGGACGCAAGGGCAAGGTTCTGGTTTCGTCGAAGGACAGCGACATCATCATCGACGTCATTACGGCGCGTCAGGACGATCTGAAGGCCAATCCGCAGAAATATACGAACTTCCTGAAGGGCATCTACAAGGCGATTGATTTCTACAAGACCAATCCCGATGAGTTCGTCAAACTCACCGCGCCGCACTACAATCTGACCGAGGCCGAGGTGAAGGATACGCTCACCAGCATCGGCTATATCGATCTTGCGGCGTCGAAGGAGCTCATCGGCACCAAGGACAAGCCGGGCACGCTGTACGGCATCTTCGATACGGTCATGGCGCTCAATCTCGAAAATGGCGCGGCCGACAACAAGCTGAACGCTGCAACGCAGATCGATCCCGGTCCGATCTCCGCTATCAAGTAA